The genomic region GGCTCCCGGCTGCGTATCGTTGCGCAGGTCGTACCAGAAGATGCGCTCGACCGAAGGATGCGCCATCGCGACGAGATACATGCGGATCATGAACGCTGCCTGCTCTGTCTCGGAGACGCCGTAGTAGCCGCGATAGGTCGACCAGCCGACCTCGGTAATCCAGACGGGCTTGTTGCCGAACTCTTGCAGCAGCGCATCGACCTGCCGCAGCTCGCCCTCGAAGTCCTGATGCTGATCGCGCCGCCAGGAAGCCGCCTCAGGCGCGCCGGGACTGTACGGATGGATCGCCAGCACGTCGAAGCTGTTCCAGCCACCGGCGTCGTGCAGCAGGCGGAGATAGGTGGGAATATCGTAATCTTCGGGCGTCGGAATATCGCTCCAGATGCTAGTAATGCCGCCGAGCACGATCACCGCGTTGGGATCGGCGGCCTTCGCGGCGGCTTTGGCAACGTCGAGCACCCGCACATAATCTTTGATTGTGTACAGGCCGCTCTCATAGCCGGAGACGCGAATGTTCGGCTCGTTCCAGATCTCCCAATACCGAATCTGCTTGCGGTCGCGGCCATAGCGCGCCACGGTCTGGTAGACGTACGTACCCCAGTCGTTGATCCACTCATCGACCGTCGGGTTTTTGCTCTTGAACCAGGCCGGATTGTAGGCCAGCAGGCCCAGCACATTGATCCCGGCATTGCTCATCCGCTCGATCGAGCGGTCGTAGTTGTAAAACCCGCTGCCGTCGCCGCCCCACACAAAGGGGCCGCCCTTCGTCCGCTGGAGCTTGTCCCAACTGATCTCCTCACGCGCCCACTGCACGCCAGCCTCACGCATCAGAGCAACCGCCGCGTCTTGCTCGTCGTCGCGAACGCGGTTGCCGAGCGTGGCGACGATGCCGAACGGCTCCGTTTTGTTGAACGCCTGCGAGACGACATCTGCGGTTGCCTCGCTTGCCAGTGCGGGCTGACTCCATGGCAGGATGCCGGAGATCAAGACTGCCACGATAAGCAGAGGTAACAGGGCTCGAATGCGCATTGGTATGTGCCTTCCTCTCTCGGTGCGCTGAATGATGTATGGTACTGCGAACGCAGCCGATTGGCTACCGTAGCCATTGATTCCAATCTTCCCACGGGGCGAAGCCATAGCGCCACCGGTGGTAATGCTGCCCGACGTTGCCCATCTCCACCTGAAAGCCGCGCGGATTGTCGGGCGTGTACGTCAGCACACGGCGTTCAAAGAGCTGGACTAAAACCGATGTATGCTTGCCGCCCACACGGGCGACCGTCCAGAAGGGCTCGCTGATCGGATAGCCGAACGCAAAGACCCAATCGTCGGGCAGTGTGGTCATGTAGCGCCAGAAGACCCCAGGAATATTATGCCCTAAGTTGGCCTCGTAGGTGCTGATGCGCGTCTCAGGCCGTGCCAGCGACCGATCTTCGCCGATCTGGCCGGCCTGATCGATCGTGGCCGTGACATCCGCGCCGACGCGCGGCTCCGCCCGCCGGTCGCCGTTCAGCGAGACAACCCCGCCAAACGCGCCATAGGCAGGAGCCGGATTCGACGGATCTGGATCGCCCGCCACGGCGACGCTCGACGGCTGGCGGTCTTCAAAGGCCGCATCGCCGACTTGAAGCTTGCCGCTGACCAGCTCTTTGACCAGCAGGCCGTTCGTCACGAACCAGCGCTCCCCGCGATTGCCGCCGGGCTGCGTGATCTCCATGCGCGATTTATCGTAGTATTCTACCAGCCGCTCGCCGCCGGGGCTATCGGCGTAGCGCTCGACGGTGGTGCGGAACGGGATCGGACCCCACAGCCAGGAGCGGCTGGCGCTGCCCTGCTGCACGGGCGCGTCGGCCCGCTGCCAGACCTCGGCAAAGGCGCGATCCGAGCGCTGCCGGGTAATGCCCAGGCTTTGGACGGAGATCGACTGGCCTGCGCCAAGCTGCACGCGCGCGCCCGGCCCGCGCTCCACCCCATCGACCGCGATCGTCGCGCCGTCGCCCACCGGCCCAAGCTGCACGGTGATCGGCTGGTCGGTGGTGACGCGGTAGGAGCGCTGGGCGGCGTCCAGGCGGATGTGGACGTTCGCGCCCTGGTAGCTCAGATCGGTGATCCCGTCGTCGTTGAGGCTCACCAGCGGCTGCGGCGCGATATGCAGCGCGTCGAGCGTCATGCGAATGCCGTAGTGACCGCCGTAGACCGCCTCGAACCACGCGGCGCTATCCCAGGTGCGCCCCCGATCGCCGCTGTCGCCCGCGCCGTAGCGCGAGCCTGCGCTGGCGGCAAATTCGAGCACGGCGGGCTGCGTGCGCTGCGTCATCGCGCGGTAGGCGTCGAGCACCAGGCCGGCATCCTCAGCATAGCCCGCGCGGGAGCGCTCAGGAACGTCCAGGCTGACGATCCACGGCGCGGCGGCGTCGAGCATCCAGTTATTAGCCGCAGGTACGACATCGCGGCGGATGCTGAGCGGATAGCCGCCGACCGTCAGCTTGGTCGGCGTCGCCGGATCGATCTGCTGGGCGCGGCTCTGGTGCAGCGCGGCAAAGAGATTGCGGTAGCGCCAGCCATCCTGCGGCCCGATCAGCCCTTCTCTGGATGCCTGAAGCACGCCGAAGGTTTCCAGAAACGAAAAGACTCGTCCGTCGGCTTTGCGCCACGCGATCGGCCAGGCCTGATCCGCCCGCCAGTAGCCTCCGGCGCGCTCCGGCAGATGAAAGCCAGCGCGCAGCTTGTCGGCCATGCGGTTGTAGCGCTCGCCGTCTCGCCCGATCCAGCGTTCAAGATCGGCCATGGCGCGGTATGCGCCGTAGAACTTCGCCAGCGCGTAGGTATGCATCACGCTGTTCTCGACCGTATCGTAGTAGCCGTACGGAAAAATATCGCGGTCGGGCAGCCCATCGCCGCTGCTGTCCAGGCGCTCGATCCAGCCCGCGATGCGCTCCAGCGTTGCGATGTTTTGCGCCACGAAGGCCCGATCGCCGCTTTTGGCCGCGTAGGTGTAGGCCGCGCTGATCAGATTGGGCATCGCGTCCCACGCCTGCCGATTTTCGCTGCGCTGCTGCACCACATCGACGTTCTCCGGCACGACGCCGCTGCTGTCGGTAGCATCGAGGAAAAACTGAATATTCTCGCGAAAGACGCTCATATCGGCCAGGATGTAGCTATAGCCGCCGATCGCATAGTCGAGATCGCGCGCCCAGGTGGTGGTGGTGTAGTTGCGCTGGCTGGCGCGCAGCACCCGCCGCCCGTCGGACGTGGCGATGATGTTGGCGGCATAGCCGTTGGTCAGCAGCAGCTCCTCGGTCTGAAGATCGAAGCGGCTGTTGGCGACGTTGAAGCGCGCTCGCGCCTGAAGCCCCGGCATAAGCACACTCCCCATCACAAAGACGATCAGGGCAAGAACGATGCGATAGTATTTGGGCATGATGCTCTTTACAAGAATGTTGGCTGCGAGCGCTGTCTCCTCGCCGGTACTCGCAGCTCGCTCGTGCCGTAGAGCGCGGTCGCGGCTGCGATGCCGACGAGACTAACGATCAGAGCCGGATTATACAGGTACGGCCACAACACCGGATTGAACAGCATAAAGCCTAGATAGGCCGCCGTCGCATGTCCGTTGAGCGCGCTGGCCTGCGCGCCGCGTCGCCAGTAGACTACCGCAATCACGCCGACGATCACCGCCTGGATCGGCTTGAGCCAGCCTTCGGTGCCGCGCGACCAGAACTCGCCGCTGAAGCCGGTGATCACCGACCAGATGTGCGGATCGGTTTCGTTCCACTTCTGGCGCGGCCAGCCCTCGATCGCGTTGAACCAGTCGTAGGTGCCCATCACAAAATCCTGGGGCGACCACAGCAGGAACGGCAGGATCAGCGCGCCCGCGACGACCGCGCTGAGCGCCAGCAAGCGTAGCGTCTGCTGCCAACCGTAGCGCCGGAGCCAGTAGAGCGCGATGAACACTCCGAAGACCGTCACCAGCGGCGTTCCCGCCGCCGTAACGCCCAGCGCGAGAGCAGCCGCCCGCTCGCGTTGGGCCAGCACCAGCGCCAACGTGACGGCTAGCAGCAGCCAGGTGATCGGCGCGGTATTGCCGGTATCCCAGTGGATCACGCTTGGCTGCACAAAGAGCCAGGCCCACAAAAAGAGCGTCGGCTCGTGTCGCCAGGCCGCGTGCCAGCCGCCCCGCCGCGCGCTCAGGCACAGCAGCGCCCCGGCGATGCCTATCTCGGCGGCTATATTTGTCCAACGTAGATCAATCCCCAGCAGATACGCCGGTAGATATGATAGCCAGGTGATAGGAAAATAGGTCAGCGGCACGTCCCAGGGCATATGATACAGCCGGTAGGGGCTGCGTCCGGCAAGCAGATTGTCGATCGCGCCCAGAACCAGCGGCAGCATATCGCCGTTCTCCGGCCTGATGTCAAGGTGCTCCATATGAATCAGCCGGACGATGACGCCGAGCACGAGCGCGGCGACGGCAATCCACCCAGCGCTGGTACGGTTCAAGGCCAGCAGCGCGATCACACCGCCGATCAGCAGCACAAATCGCTCTGGCGTCCAGCCTCCATCCTGCGGCACGAACGCTGCGACATCCAGCACTGCGGGGACAAAGCCCGCGATCGGCAGGAGCGCGAGCCAGTGTTGTGGCACGCTATGTGGTGCGAGCACAGCGCCGCGTGTGGACGCGGGGACAAGCCAGACGATCGCGAGCGCTGCCAGCGCTGCCGCTGCTACCGACGGCAGCGTGTAGACGTGCTTTGCGCCCGCTATATCCAGCACCAGCGCCATAGCGATCCAGGCCCAGATGCTGTATTTACGTGAAACGTTGCTTGTGGTCAAACTTGGTCCCCGGATGAAAGTATAGAAAAGTAGATAGTCAGCGTCAATGCGTGAGAGATGACGAAACTGTGACACAAGACGACGCCCTCGCTGGGGCGTCACGTCCGACCGTAGTATAGTTCGAGAGGATTTTGCAGGCAAATCGGCGGCGAATTTTGGAGCATATCGTGATACACTGATATGCGCATACTGTTGTATGAATCAGTGGATGGCGGAGGAACAGGAATGCAGCGAACAACGCCTGCGGCGCCTATACAACGTGGACAATCGGGTGGTCAGCCTCAGGCGCGGCGCTCCCAAACATTCCGTGCGCTACAGCATCGCAATTTTCGATTGTTTTGGTACGGCCAGCTTATCTCGCTGATCGGGACGTGGATGCAGCAGGTTGCCCAGCAATGGCTGGTCTATCGCATCACCGACTCGGCCTCGAAGCTGAGTATTGTCGCGGCGGCATCGACGCTGCCGGTGCTCTTTTTATCGCTCTGGGCGGGCGTGCTCGTCGATCGCTTTCCCAAGCGGAAAGTGATCATGGCGACCCAAACCTCGGCGATGATTCTGGCGTTCATCCTGGCGGGGCTGGTCTTTTCGGGCCTGGTGCAGTTCTGGCACGTGGTGGTTCTGGCGACGCTCCTGGGGATCGTCAACGCGGTCGATATGCCCGCGCGTCAATCGTTCGTGCCCGAAATGGTCAGCAAAGAAGATCTGGGCAACGCCATCGCGCTCAACTCGTCGATCTTCAACGCCGCGCGGGTGATCGGCCCGGCGGTGGCGGGGCTGCTCGTAGCGGCGGTGGGCGAGGCCACAGCGTTTACGATCAACGCCGTGTCATATCTGGCGGTGATCGCGAGCCTGCTGCTGATGAGCGTGCCGCCGTTTGCGGCGAATACCACGCTGCGCACGCCCTTCGTCGATCTGCTGGATGGCCTGCGCTATGTGCGGCGCGACCCGCTGAAGCGCGTGCTGCTCGGCGCGCTGACGGTGCATAGTATCTTCGGCACGCTGCATATCACGCTGATGCCGGTCTTCGCGCGCGATGTGTTTATCGTGCGGGGGATTCCGGTGCTGCAAGATGCCGAGGCGCGGCTGGGCCTGCTCTCGGCGAGCTTCGGCCTGGGCGCGCTGATCGCCGCGATTGCGCTGGCCTCGGTTGGGGAGCGCACACGACCGGGCGGGCGGATCACGACGGGGCTGTTTGTCTACCCGATCGCGTTTCTGCTCTTCTCGTTCGCGCCCTCGTTCTGGCTGGCGCTGCCGCTGCTGATGCTGGGCGGCTGGGCGATGATCACGCTGCTGGCGACGACCAATACCGTTATGCAGACCACGACGCCCGATACGCTGCGTGGCCGCGTGATGAGCCTGTATACGCTGACGCTGGTCGGATTGATGCCCTTCGGCCATCTGCTGGCCGGGTTTCTGGCCGAGCGCCTGGGCAGCGCGCCGCTGGCCGTTCGAGCGGGCCAGGTGGTGGTGCTGCTGACGGCGATTGCGGTGTTCGTGTTCGCGCCACGGGTGCGAGGGATAGAGTAGAACAACGGAACAAGGGAACAAAGGAGTTGAAGCGCTTGTTCTTTCGTGGTTTGTTCTTTGTTCTCTGTTCTTTGTTCTCCAAAATGTTACAATCCTCAGCGAAGTGATCTCGCTTGAGTGAGGAGCGCATGTTCTTAATCGTGGGCCTGGGC from Herpetosiphonaceae bacterium harbors:
- a CDS encoding glycosyl hydrolase is translated as MRIRALLPLLIVAVLISGILPWSQPALASEATADVVSQAFNKTEPFGIVATLGNRVRDDEQDAAVALMREAGVQWAREEISWDKLQRTKGGPFVWGGDGSGFYNYDRSIERMSNAGINVLGLLAYNPAWFKSKNPTVDEWINDWGTYVYQTVARYGRDRKQIRYWEIWNEPNIRVSGYESGLYTIKDYVRVLDVAKAAAKAADPNAVIVLGGITSIWSDIPTPEDYDIPTYLRLLHDAGGWNSFDVLAIHPYSPGAPEAASWRRDQHQDFEGELRQVDALLQEFGNKPVWITEVGWSTYRGYYGVSETEQAAFMIRMYLVAMAHPSVERIFWYDLRNDTQPGA
- a CDS encoding glycosyltransferase 87 family protein; the protein is MALVLDIAGAKHVYTLPSVAAAALAALAIVWLVPASTRGAVLAPHSVPQHWLALLPIAGFVPAVLDVAAFVPQDGGWTPERFVLLIGGVIALLALNRTSAGWIAVAALVLGVIVRLIHMEHLDIRPENGDMLPLVLGAIDNLLAGRSPYRLYHMPWDVPLTYFPITWLSYLPAYLLGIDLRWTNIAAEIGIAGALLCLSARRGGWHAAWRHEPTLFLWAWLFVQPSVIHWDTGNTAPITWLLLAVTLALVLAQRERAAALALGVTAAGTPLVTVFGVFIALYWLRRYGWQQTLRLLALSAVVAGALILPFLLWSPQDFVMGTYDWFNAIEGWPRQKWNETDPHIWSVITGFSGEFWSRGTEGWLKPIQAVIVGVIAVVYWRRGAQASALNGHATAAYLGFMLFNPVLWPYLYNPALIVSLVGIAAATALYGTSELRVPARRQRSQPTFL
- a CDS encoding MFS transporter; the encoded protein is MQRTTPAAPIQRGQSGGQPQARRSQTFRALQHRNFRLFWYGQLISLIGTWMQQVAQQWLVYRITDSASKLSIVAAASTLPVLFLSLWAGVLVDRFPKRKVIMATQTSAMILAFILAGLVFSGLVQFWHVVVLATLLGIVNAVDMPARQSFVPEMVSKEDLGNAIALNSSIFNAARVIGPAVAGLLVAAVGEATAFTINAVSYLAVIASLLLMSVPPFAANTTLRTPFVDLLDGLRYVRRDPLKRVLLGALTVHSIFGTLHITLMPVFARDVFIVRGIPVLQDAEARLGLLSASFGLGALIAAIALASVGERTRPGGRITTGLFVYPIAFLLFSFAPSFWLALPLLMLGGWAMITLLATTNTVMQTTTPDTLRGRVMSLYTLTLVGLMPFGHLLAGFLAERLGSAPLAVRAGQVVVLLTAIAVFVFAPRVRGIE